A single region of the Geobacillus subterraneus genome encodes:
- a CDS encoding nitrate reductase subunit alpha, with product MNEKPAPLLRKLKYFGRSGKIAGHAELSPYGRDVEKTYRRRWQHDKVVRTTHGVNCTGSCSWKVHVKDGIIAWETQQTDYPTTGPDMPEYEPRGCPRGASFSWYTYSPLRVRYPYVRGVLLRLWKEALQQEGDPVAAWKSIVEDPGKAKRYKRARGKGGFVRAKWDDVYTMIAASLMYTIQTYGPDRIFGFSPIPAMSMVSYAAGARFLNLIGGALLSFYDWYADLPPASPQIWGEQTDVPESSDWFNSSYMIVWGSNLPQTRTPDAHFYVEVRYRGTKVVAISPDYAEFVKFADNWLPVQPGMDGALAMAMTHVILKEFYVDQSADYFSDYVKTYTDLPFLVMLNKQGDRYTAGRFLRASDLGMPLQYAEWKTIVWDEQSKTFAVPNGTIGHRWENSGNWNLQLNDMDNKRIGIRPALTFLGQQDDVVVVQFPHFEAGNKTVFERGVPVKAIKQNGETVYVTTVFDLLLAKMGVNRGLPGDYPADYDDMKPYTPAWQEAITGIDRKTAAQIAREFAQNALDSKGRSMIVMGSGINHWYHSDTIYRAILNLVLLTGSQGVNGGGWAHYVGQEKVRPLEGWQTIAMARDWGGPPRLQNGTSFFYFVTEQWKYEDQSMDEHVSPLVDKPRYQHGGDYNYLAARLGWLPFYPQFNANSIALVEQANAKTNEEAVQYVVQQIKKGNIKFAIENPSDPINFPRVMFVWRANLIGSSAKGHEYFLKHLLGTHHANFSEQNDDLKTSEIVWDENAPEGKLDLMVNIDFRMAGTGLYSDIVLPAATWYEKYDVSSTDMHPFVHPFNPAIAPPWEAKSDWDFFKGLAKTFSELAVRYFSKPVSDVVATPLLHDTRDEIAQPFGVVNDWKEGAAEPVPGVNFPRLHIVERDYKEVYNKFVALGPMVREQIGAKGLSWDAREEYKWLLDTLGSSALEGPYKDCPSLLTDRDAAEAILALSSTTNGSLALKAWGEMEKKTMQPLKDLVIERAEEHITFQAITAQPRQVLTTPVFSGSETGNRRYSPFTTNVERLIPWRTLTGRQHFYLDHELMFEFGEELPTFKAPLRKLAFYGHDRRPEVSGKELTLRYLTPHFKWSYHSTYGDTLPMLTMFRGGPHVWMNKEDAAEAGIADNDWIEMYNRNGVVVARAVVSHRLPRGVAFMYHVQERHINVPGSPISKLRGGTFNSPTRIHVKPTQMIGGYAQLSYGFNYYGPTGNQRDEQVMIRKLEKREVDWLES from the coding sequence ATGAACGAAAAACCTGCCCCGCTTTTGCGCAAACTGAAGTATTTCGGTCGGTCGGGAAAAATCGCCGGCCACGCCGAGTTGTCGCCATACGGGCGGGACGTAGAGAAAACATACCGCCGCCGCTGGCAACATGATAAAGTGGTTCGTACAACCCATGGGGTCAATTGCACAGGTTCGTGCAGCTGGAAAGTGCATGTGAAAGACGGCATAATCGCATGGGAGACGCAGCAAACCGACTACCCGACAACAGGCCCCGATATGCCGGAGTATGAGCCGCGCGGCTGTCCGAGGGGAGCGAGTTTTTCCTGGTATACATACAGCCCGCTTCGCGTCCGCTATCCGTATGTGCGCGGGGTGCTGTTGCGGCTTTGGAAAGAAGCGCTGCAACAAGAAGGTGATCCCGTAGCCGCGTGGAAGTCGATTGTCGAAGATCCGGGAAAAGCGAAACGGTATAAACGCGCCCGTGGAAAAGGCGGGTTCGTGCGGGCGAAATGGGATGACGTTTATACGATGATCGCCGCGTCACTGATGTATACGATTCAAACGTACGGGCCGGATCGCATTTTTGGGTTTTCACCAATTCCGGCGATGTCGATGGTCAGCTATGCGGCCGGGGCGCGGTTTTTGAATTTGATCGGCGGCGCCTTGCTCAGCTTTTATGACTGGTATGCCGATTTGCCGCCGGCTTCTCCGCAAATATGGGGGGAACAGACAGACGTCCCGGAAAGTTCAGACTGGTTTAACTCAAGCTACATGATTGTCTGGGGATCGAACTTGCCGCAAACGCGCACCCCGGATGCCCATTTTTACGTTGAGGTGCGCTACCGGGGGACAAAAGTCGTCGCTATTAGCCCTGACTATGCTGAATTTGTGAAGTTTGCCGACAACTGGCTGCCGGTGCAGCCGGGAATGGACGGAGCGTTGGCAATGGCGATGACCCACGTCATTTTAAAAGAGTTTTATGTCGATCAATCCGCTGATTATTTTTCTGATTATGTTAAAACATACACCGATTTGCCCTTTTTAGTCATGCTGAACAAACAGGGGGATCGTTATACCGCCGGCCGCTTTTTGCGGGCGAGCGACCTTGGCATGCCGCTTCAGTATGCGGAATGGAAAACGATTGTTTGGGATGAGCAATCAAAGACGTTTGCCGTGCCGAACGGGACGATTGGCCATCGTTGGGAGAACAGCGGGAATTGGAATTTGCAGCTGAACGATATGGACAATAAACGAATCGGAATCCGCCCGGCTTTGACGTTCCTTGGCCAGCAAGATGATGTCGTCGTCGTGCAGTTTCCGCACTTTGAGGCAGGAAATAAGACGGTGTTCGAACGCGGAGTGCCGGTCAAGGCCATTAAGCAAAACGGGGAGACGGTGTATGTCACGACAGTATTTGACTTGTTGCTTGCCAAAATGGGCGTCAACCGCGGGCTGCCTGGTGATTATCCGGCCGATTACGATGACATGAAGCCATACACGCCGGCATGGCAGGAGGCGATCACTGGCATTGATCGAAAGACGGCGGCGCAAATTGCCCGCGAGTTTGCCCAAAATGCCCTCGATTCCAAAGGACGCTCCATGATCGTCATGGGATCGGGCATTAACCATTGGTATCATTCCGATACCATCTACCGGGCAATTTTAAACCTTGTCTTGTTGACCGGATCACAAGGAGTTAACGGCGGCGGCTGGGCGCATTATGTCGGTCAAGAAAAAGTGCGCCCGCTTGAGGGCTGGCAGACGATCGCCATGGCCCGTGACTGGGGAGGACCGCCGCGGCTGCAAAACGGGACGTCGTTTTTCTACTTTGTCACCGAACAGTGGAAATATGAAGATCAAAGCATGGATGAACACGTCTCCCCGCTCGTTGACAAGCCGCGCTACCAACATGGCGGCGATTACAATTATTTGGCCGCCCGGCTAGGCTGGCTTCCGTTTTATCCGCAGTTTAACGCCAACAGCATTGCGCTAGTGGAACAGGCGAACGCAAAGACGAACGAGGAAGCGGTTCAATATGTCGTTCAGCAAATCAAAAAAGGAAACATTAAATTTGCCATTGAAAACCCGTCCGATCCGATTAATTTTCCGCGCGTGATGTTTGTCTGGCGCGCAAATCTCATCGGCAGTTCGGCAAAAGGGCATGAATACTTTTTAAAACATTTGCTCGGCACCCATCATGCGAATTTCAGCGAACAAAATGATGACTTGAAAACGAGTGAGATCGTTTGGGATGAGAACGCGCCGGAAGGCAAACTGGATTTAATGGTCAATATCGATTTCCGCATGGCCGGAACCGGACTGTATTCGGACATCGTTCTCCCGGCCGCGACATGGTATGAGAAGTATGATGTCAGCAGCACGGACATGCACCCGTTTGTCCATCCGTTCAATCCCGCCATTGCCCCACCGTGGGAAGCAAAATCGGATTGGGACTTTTTTAAAGGATTAGCCAAAACATTTTCTGAGCTGGCTGTCCGCTATTTTTCTAAGCCGGTGTCAGATGTTGTCGCTACCCCGCTGTTGCATGATACGCGCGATGAGATCGCACAGCCGTTTGGGGTCGTAAACGATTGGAAAGAAGGAGCGGCAGAGCCGGTTCCGGGGGTGAATTTCCCGCGCTTGCATATTGTAGAGCGGGATTATAAGGAAGTATACAACAAGTTTGTGGCGCTTGGTCCGATGGTTCGTGAACAAATCGGGGCGAAAGGGCTCAGCTGGGACGCCAGGGAAGAATACAAATGGCTACTTGATACGCTCGGCTCTTCGGCGTTGGAAGGTCCGTATAAAGATTGTCCGAGTTTGTTGACAGACCGGGATGCTGCCGAAGCTATTTTGGCGCTTTCAAGTACAACGAACGGTTCCTTAGCGCTCAAGGCATGGGGAGAAATGGAGAAAAAGACGATGCAGCCGTTAAAAGATTTAGTCATTGAGCGGGCTGAGGAACATATTACCTTTCAGGCGATCACTGCCCAACCGCGGCAAGTGTTGACCACTCCTGTCTTTAGCGGAAGCGAAACCGGAAACCGTCGCTACTCTCCGTTTACGACGAACGTCGAACGGTTGATTCCTTGGCGGACGTTGACAGGAAGGCAGCATTTTTACTTGGATCATGAGCTTATGTTTGAGTTTGGAGAAGAATTGCCGACGTTTAAAGCGCCGCTCAGAAAGCTTGCTTTTTACGGCCATGACCGGCGTCCGGAAGTCAGCGGCAAAGAACTCACTCTTCGTTATTTGACGCCACACTTTAAGTGGTCATACCACAGCACATACGGAGATACCCTGCCGATGCTGACGATGTTCCGCGGCGGTCCACATGTCTGGATGAACAAAGAAGATGCCGCAGAAGCCGGCATTGCTGACAACGACTGGATCGAAATGTACAACCGCAACGGGGTGGTCGTTGCCCGGGCGGTCGTCAGCCATCGCTTGCCGCGTGGGGTCGCGTTTATGTACCATGTGCAGGAACGTCATATTAACGTGCCCGGCTCGCCAATCAGCAAACTGCGCGGCGGCACGTTCAACAGCCCAACCCGCATCCATGTCAAACCG
- a CDS encoding hemerythrin domain-containing protein, translated as MSGPSLRKLEAHRSIHHGAFAEAKRLTELLETLYTDGRCEHAAEVADALVEHWETRIIAHAEAEEEGFYREKAEERKELSETIAQLKRDHDMMRTLIAEIRQRLSEQIDREVLTRFHALLHINRIHSADEEALLF; from the coding sequence ATGAGCGGACCGTCACTAAGAAAATTGGAAGCGCATCGTTCTATTCATCATGGCGCCTTTGCCGAAGCGAAGCGCCTGACTGAACTGTTGGAAACATTGTATACCGATGGGCGTTGTGAGCATGCCGCTGAAGTGGCGGATGCCCTTGTAGAGCACTGGGAAACACGGATCATTGCTCATGCGGAAGCAGAAGAAGAAGGCTTTTACCGCGAAAAAGCAGAGGAGAGAAAGGAGTTGTCCGAAACGATCGCGCAGCTCAAACGTGACCATGACATGATGAGAACGTTAATTGCTGAAATTAGGCAGCGGTTGTCAGAACAGATTGACCGCGAGGTGTTGACCCGCTTTCACGCATTGCTTCACATTAACCGCATCCATAGCGCTGATGAAGAGGCATTGCTCTTTTAG